A stretch of Kaistella flava (ex Peng et al. 2021) DNA encodes these proteins:
- a CDS encoding TonB-dependent receptor, with the protein MIKKLSLISMFTLLPASFYFAQTTVYAYLKDANGNAVESAEIDLKGSGNDVKADKIGYFQFVDLKTGHYQIVISKPNFETKVMEFDINDEKKKDLGVVTLYSSLTGADQGLAIIESSGDEENTSQGTTIGLLQSSQDVFSRIAAFDLGAYWFRPRGIDGRSGETMMNGVSMVKSDNGNVDFGNWGGLNEITRYPETSANHAPSEYAFGGASSVIYKNTNASEYRKGFQATYSLTNRNYRNRASLRYSSGMSRSGWAFTAMAARRWAQEGIQEGTFYDAWGGYLGIEKKINDAHTITLNAFAAPYTRSTASPSTQEVYDYRGVHYNSYWGWQDGKKRSERVKSGFQPIFQMQDFWKINKKSSLRTAISYQFGKDKGARLDWQSVPNPSPTYYRYLPSFYDSLDPNASVAVPNDGTPTTAQQAYQDALAGWQSGDAAYTQLNWDALYRRNMSQPAGTYYGETGKRALYFQVADVSDDKIFNAGTHYVYDFNSTSKFLLNVSYENYKSNLYREVKDLLGADFALNRDPFAATNQPGKSGLYNEGETDVAKRVGDRINYDYSFARQEIKVNPGLKIQTGPFDVFVSGLAGYSSSSREGHFHHYLYKDSYGKSPDYKFWDFGLKGQVIYKMNGRNFLVYNGAYFSQAPFLEDLFINPRVNASTAPNVRNTVINANDLSYVINSPFFKMRLTGYLIETQNDTNVQRFFADGIQIESAGQDGAVANVQSAFVTQIMSNVEKRNIGAELGVDVKILPTLSVQGLASFGQFTYRNDPNVYFASDATGTFENGKSYQDLGKAYLKDSKQGGTPQQGYSLGFRYNSTKYWWFGANVNYLDDNFLDPSALLRTERFVQNTVTGTPYAGLNENELRRVLAPTKLPSAYFLNANVGKSWRLGAYYVLLTASVNNILDNTKYITGGFEQTRRVTFPGYIEESNREFPLFGPKYWYTQGRSYFVNLQVRF; encoded by the coding sequence GAAAGTGCAGAGATTGATTTAAAAGGATCTGGTAATGATGTAAAGGCAGACAAAATTGGGTATTTCCAGTTCGTCGATCTTAAAACAGGACATTATCAAATTGTCATTTCTAAACCGAATTTCGAAACCAAAGTAATGGAGTTCGATATTAATGACGAGAAAAAAAAGGACTTGGGCGTTGTTACGCTTTATTCTAGTTTAACTGGAGCGGACCAAGGACTTGCCATTATTGAAAGTAGTGGGGATGAAGAAAACACCAGTCAAGGAACAACGATTGGTCTTTTGCAATCTTCACAAGACGTATTCAGTAGAATTGCGGCTTTTGATTTAGGTGCTTATTGGTTCCGACCAAGAGGTATTGATGGTAGATCCGGAGAAACAATGATGAATGGGGTTTCTATGGTGAAATCTGATAACGGAAATGTAGACTTTGGAAACTGGGGAGGTTTGAATGAAATCACCCGTTATCCTGAGACTTCAGCTAATCATGCTCCTTCTGAGTATGCATTTGGTGGAGCAAGTTCTGTTATTTATAAAAACACCAATGCTAGTGAATACCGTAAAGGTTTCCAGGCAACTTATTCATTAACCAACAGAAATTATAGAAACCGTGCGTCTCTTCGCTATAGCTCAGGAATGAGTAGAAGCGGTTGGGCATTTACCGCAATGGCTGCCAGAAGATGGGCACAGGAAGGAATCCAGGAAGGAACTTTCTACGATGCTTGGGGTGGTTATTTAGGAATTGAGAAGAAAATCAATGATGCTCATACCATTACTTTAAATGCATTTGCAGCGCCTTACACTAGATCTACTGCGAGTCCAAGTACGCAAGAAGTTTATGATTACAGAGGCGTACATTATAACTCTTATTGGGGATGGCAAGATGGTAAAAAAAGAAGTGAAAGAGTAAAATCTGGCTTCCAACCTATTTTCCAGATGCAGGATTTCTGGAAGATTAATAAAAAATCAAGTCTTCGTACCGCAATTTCTTATCAATTCGGTAAAGATAAAGGAGCGAGATTAGACTGGCAAAGTGTTCCCAACCCATCGCCAACTTATTACAGATACTTACCTAGTTTTTATGATTCTTTAGATCCCAATGCTTCTGTAGCAGTACCGAATGATGGAACTCCTACAACTGCACAACAAGCTTACCAAGATGCTTTGGCAGGATGGCAAAGTGGAGATGCAGCATATACTCAATTAAACTGGGATGCATTATACAGAAGAAATATGAGCCAGCCAGCAGGAACTTATTATGGAGAAACTGGTAAACGTGCGCTTTATTTTCAAGTTGCTGATGTAAGTGATGATAAAATCTTCAACGCAGGAACTCATTATGTATACGACTTTAACAGTACTTCTAAGTTCTTGTTAAATGTATCTTATGAAAACTACAAATCTAATTTATACCGTGAAGTAAAAGATCTTTTAGGTGCTGATTTCGCATTGAACAGAGATCCATTTGCTGCAACCAACCAACCTGGTAAAAGCGGACTTTACAATGAAGGGGAAACCGACGTTGCAAAAAGAGTAGGTGATAGAATTAATTATGATTACAGTTTCGCCAGACAGGAAATTAAAGTGAATCCAGGTTTGAAAATCCAGACAGGTCCATTTGATGTATTCGTTTCTGGTTTAGCTGGCTATTCATCTTCATCTAGAGAAGGTCATTTCCATCATTATTTATACAAAGATTCTTACGGAAAAAGTCCGGATTATAAATTCTGGGATTTCGGCTTGAAAGGACAGGTGATTTACAAAATGAACGGTAGAAACTTCTTGGTTTATAATGGAGCTTACTTTTCACAAGCACCTTTCTTAGAAGATCTATTCATTAATCCAAGAGTAAATGCTTCTACGGCACCGAATGTAAGAAATACTGTAATTAATGCAAACGATTTGAGTTACGTAATTAACAGTCCATTCTTTAAAATGAGATTAACTGGTTATTTAATCGAAACTCAAAATGACACTAATGTTCAGAGATTCTTTGCAGATGGTATTCAAATAGAATCAGCAGGTCAAGACGGAGCGGTTGCGAATGTACAAAGTGCTTTTGTAACTCAGATTATGTCGAATGTTGAGAAAAGAAATATCGGTGCTGAATTAGGGGTTGATGTTAAAATCTTACCAACTTTATCAGTTCAAGGTTTAGCAAGTTTTGGACAGTTTACCTACAGAAATGATCCGAATGTTTATTTCGCATCTGATGCTACAGGAACTTTCGAAAACGGAAAATCTTACCAGGACTTAGGTAAAGCTTATTTGAAAGATTCAAAACAAGGTGGAACTCCACAACAGGGATATTCATTAGGGTTTAGATATAACTCTACGAAATACTGGTGGTTTGGAGCAAACGTGAATTATCTTGATGATAACTTCCTGGATCCATCTGCATTATTAAGAACAGAAAGATTTGTTCAGAATACAGTAACTGGAACTCCGTACGCAGGTCTTAATGAAAATGAATTAAGAAGAGTATTGGCACCAACCAAACTTCCTTCTGCTTATTTCTTGAATGCCAATGTTGGTAAATCATGGAGATTAGGAGCTTATTACGTGTTGCTTACGGCATCTGTAAATAATATTTTAGATAATACTAAATATATTACTGGTGGATTTGAGCAAACAAGAAGAGTAACATTCCCTGGATATATTGAGGAAAGCAATAGAGAATTCCCATTATTCGGGCCGAAATATTGGTACACTCAAGGTAGATCGTATTTCGTAAACCTTCAAGTTAGATTTTAA